Proteins encoded within one genomic window of Dehalococcoidia bacterium:
- a CDS encoding TIGR03960 family B12-binding radical SAM protein translates to MTNLDHILPRVTRPARYTGGEWNSITKDWDAIDVKMALAYPDLYEIGMSNLGLAILYDLVNREPNVLVERVYAPWVDMEAEMRKSAIPLFSLESKRPLKDFDIIGFSLGYELTYTNVLNMLDLAGIPVRSAQRDESYPLIIAGGSCALNAEPMAEFIDLFVLGEGEEVLLELLETFRQWKLDGARKKLELLRQIASITGIYVPSLYQVDYHDDGTISKISPTSPGLSSSIKRRILTKLPPAVTRPVIPYIATIHDRAAIEIQRGCTRGCRFCQAGIIYRPLRERPKEEILAAVGELLRNCGYNELSLLSLSTSDYSKIDSLVSTLSSRYQEHNLKISLPSLRIDSFSLSLMDAITSRRKTGLTFAPEAGSERLRRVINKGISDDDVLQTLENAAEHYWSSVKLYFMLGLPTETPDDVESIAELVHKRVAARKKPGARAPHLKVSVSAFVPKAHTPFQWVAQPTEEELNARIDSLRLGLKKSGLRLSWQDPRMSMLEGVLARGDRRLSQVIYNAWRLGATFDSWSELFNYEKWGRAFHECGLDPAFFANRQRPLSEVLPWSHIDVGVNTTFLKREYQRSLQGTDTLDCRFSHCAACGLERRHPACQKSYQNSSSSSSP, encoded by the coding sequence ATGACCAATCTAGACCACATCCTTCCCAGGGTTACCAGACCAGCCCGCTATACAGGGGGCGAGTGGAATAGCATCACCAAAGACTGGGACGCCATTGATGTCAAGATGGCTCTGGCCTATCCCGACCTCTATGAGATCGGCATGTCTAATCTCGGTTTGGCTATCCTCTATGACCTAGTAAATAGAGAGCCCAATGTGCTTGTCGAGCGTGTCTATGCCCCCTGGGTCGATATGGAGGCGGAGATGAGGAAGTCCGCCATCCCTCTATTTAGCCTAGAATCGAAACGCCCCTTGAAGGACTTCGACATTATCGGCTTCTCCCTGGGCTATGAGCTCACCTACACCAATGTGCTCAACATGCTTGACCTGGCGGGGATACCAGTTCGCTCCGCTCAGCGCGATGAATCCTACCCCCTGATTATCGCTGGCGGCAGTTGCGCTCTCAACGCGGAGCCTATGGCTGAATTCATCGACCTTTTCGTGCTCGGAGAAGGAGAGGAGGTTCTCTTAGAGCTACTGGAAACTTTTCGCCAGTGGAAGCTCGATGGTGCCCGTAAGAAGCTGGAGTTACTTCGCCAAATAGCTAGTATTACCGGTATCTATGTGCCCAGTCTATATCAGGTTGACTACCATGACGATGGCACCATCTCCAAGATAAGTCCTACATCCCCGGGGCTAAGCTCAAGCATCAAGCGGCGTATCCTCACGAAGCTGCCCCCTGCGGTGACCAGGCCAGTAATCCCTTATATAGCAACGATTCACGACCGGGCAGCCATCGAGATCCAGCGTGGTTGCACCAGGGGCTGTCGCTTCTGTCAGGCGGGGATTATCTATCGCCCGCTTCGGGAGCGACCCAAGGAGGAGATTCTGGCAGCGGTGGGTGAACTGCTGCGGAATTGTGGCTATAATGAGCTTTCCCTGCTTTCGCTAAGCACCAGCGATTATTCAAAAATTGATAGCCTAGTCAGTACACTATCGTCACGCTATCAAGAGCACAACCTAAAGATATCGCTGCCCAGCCTTCGCATCGATAGCTTCTCGTTGAGTTTGATGGATGCCATTACCTCCAGGAGGAAGACCGGCTTGACCTTTGCCCCTGAAGCGGGAAGTGAGAGGCTGCGGCGGGTGATTAACAAGGGTATTTCCGATGATGACGTGCTCCAAACCCTGGAGAACGCTGCAGAGCACTATTGGAGCAGCGTTAAGCTATATTTCATGCTCGGTTTGCCCACGGAGACCCCAGATGACGTAGAGAGCATTGCTGAGCTTGTGCATAAGCGTGTAGCTGCGCGGAAGAAACCAGGTGCCAGAGCGCCCCACCTTAAGGTGAGCGTCTCAGCTTTTGTACCCAAGGCACATACCCCATTTCAGTGGGTGGCACAGCCGACCGAAGAGGAGTTAAATGCCAGGATAGATTCGCTCAGGCTTGGCCTGAAAAAGTCGGGGCTACGACTGTCATGGCAGGACCCCAGGATGAGCATGCTTGAAGGTGTACTGGCGCGGGGCGACCGTCGCCTCTCTCAGGTAATATATAACGCCTGGCGATTGGGCGCAACCTTCGACTCCTGGAGCGAGCTTTTCAACTATGAAAAATGGGGTCGAGCCTTCCATGAATGTGGGCTCGACCCCGCTTTCTTCGCTAATCGCCAACGTCCTTTGTCTGAAGTCCTCCCCTGGTCTCACATCGACGTTGGTGTAAACACCACTTTTCTGAAAAGGGAATACCAGCGCTCCCTACAAGGAACCGATACCCTTGATTGCCGCTTCAGTCACTGCGCCGCTTGTGGGCTTGAGCGCCGACACCCCGCTTGCCAGAAAAGCTATCAAAACTCTTCTTCCTCCTCTTCTCCGTAA
- the rpmA gene encoding 50S ribosomal protein L27, whose protein sequence is MAHKKGGGSTRLGRDSKPKRLGVKRYGGEQVRAGTIIVRQRGTRILLGENVGLGRDHTIFALIDGYVKFGPASKYRKKVSVYR, encoded by the coding sequence GTGGCGCATAAAAAGGGCGGTGGCAGTACCAGGCTGGGACGTGACAGCAAGCCAAAGCGGCTTGGGGTCAAGCGATACGGTGGCGAGCAGGTACGCGCCGGCACCATTATCGTTCGCCAGAGGGGAACGCGCATTCTCCTGGGGGAAAACGTTGGTCTGGGGCGGGATCACACCATATTTGCGCTCATCGATGGCTACGTCAAGTTCGGACCAGCGTCTAAATATAGAAAGAAGGTAAGCGTTTACCGCTGA
- the rplU gene encoding 50S ribosomal protein L21, whose protein sequence is MAVSSVKRKEITKEGERVYAIVQTGGKQYRVSSGETIDVMHLPAVEGSTVELDQVLLVADGESVRVGTPTVEGAKVLAEVIGEGKGKKVIVFKYKPKVRYRRLKGHRQLYTRLAIKEIVC, encoded by the coding sequence TTGGCAGTTTCAAGTGTAAAGAGAAAAGAGATCACTAAAGAGGGCGAAAGGGTTTACGCCATCGTTCAGACGGGGGGAAAGCAGTATAGGGTCTCATCCGGGGAGACCATCGATGTGATGCACCTTCCCGCAGTGGAGGGGAGCACAGTAGAGCTGGATCAAGTATTGCTGGTCGCCGATGGTGAGAGCGTTAGAGTGGGCACGCCTACCGTTGAGGGGGCGAAAGTTCTCGCTGAGGTAATTGGCGAGGGCAAGGGGAAGAAGGTCATCGTCTTCAAATACAAACCAAAGGTGCGATACCGCAGACTGAAGGGTCATCGACAGCTTTATACCAGGCTTGCTATAAAAGAGATTGTATGCTAG
- a CDS encoding methyltransferase domain-containing protein, protein MHPTLIVILGLIGTVLFLWLVVFRIVRKFRLAPASRRSVTLLALILESPVRRRLFSPAKLLDKVGITAGMRVLELGPGPGFFTIEAARRVGYSESPGMLYCVDIEPAMIARAKNKVTRYDLENVALMLGNGECLPFKDGSLNLAYLVTVLGEIPDKDRALQELYRVIRPGGVLSISEYLLDPDYPLRRTTIAWARQAGFEPFQEYGNFFAYVVNFRRGYAEV, encoded by the coding sequence GTGCATCCGACGCTAATCGTTATTCTGGGTTTAATCGGCACGGTCCTCTTCCTATGGCTTGTGGTGTTCCGTATTGTTCGCAAATTCCGTCTTGCTCCAGCATCGCGTCGCTCGGTAACGTTGCTGGCGTTGATTCTGGAAAGCCCGGTGCGCAGGCGTCTTTTCAGCCCAGCGAAATTGCTGGACAAAGTAGGAATCACGGCAGGGATGAGAGTCCTGGAACTAGGTCCCGGCCCCGGCTTTTTCACCATAGAGGCGGCGCGGCGAGTGGGTTATTCGGAAAGCCCGGGAATGCTTTATTGCGTGGATATCGAGCCGGCGATGATTGCCAGAGCTAAGAACAAGGTCACAAGATATGATCTGGAAAACGTCGCATTAATGTTGGGGAATGGGGAGTGTCTTCCGTTTAAGGATGGCAGTTTAAACCTCGCCTACCTGGTCACTGTTCTGGGTGAGATACCCGATAAAGATCGGGCATTGCAGGAGTTGTATCGCGTGATTCGTCCCGGTGGGGTGCTTTCCATCTCGGAGTACCTCCTCGACCCCGATTACCCACTTAGGAGGACCACTATTGCTTGGGCTCGCCAAGCAGGATTCGAGCCCTTTCAGGAATACGGTAATTTCTTTGCCTACGTGGTAAATTTTAGGAGGGGCTATGCTGAAGTTTGA
- the rpmE gene encoding 50S ribosomal protein L31, translating to MKKGIHPEYMEAQVTCSCGNSFTIGSTRPVLKVELCSKCHPFFTGERRIVDTAKRVEKFKRRYKME from the coding sequence ATGAAGAAGGGTATACATCCTGAGTATATGGAAGCGCAGGTCACCTGCTCCTGTGGCAATAGCTTCACTATTGGTTCGACCAGGCCGGTGCTCAAGGTGGAGCTTTGCAGCAAGTGTCACCCTTTCTTCACCGGAGAGCGGCGAATCGTAGACACCGCAAAGCGGGTGGAGAAGTTCAAGAGACGATACAAGATGGAGTAG